The sequence GGTGCGCATGAGGTGCAGCGCCGGGGTGTAGCCTGCTGCGCCGCCCACGATCACCGGGACGTCGAGTTCGTAGATGAACTGCTTGAGGTTCAGCGGCTCGTGGTCCTTGGAGACGTGCTCGGCGGACACGGTGGTGCCGCGGATGACGAAGATATCGACGCCGGCCGCCAGGACGGTCTTGTAGTGTTCCTGGGTGCGCTGCGGTGTCAGTGACCCGGCAACGGTGACGCCGGCCTCGCGGATCTCAGCCAGGCGGGAGGTGATGAGCTCCGGCTGGATGGGGGCCCGGTAAAGCTCCTGCATGCGCCCGGTCACGGCGGGGCTGTTGGTTTCGTCCTCCAGCGCCGCAATTTCGTCCAGGACCGACTGCGGATCCTCGTACCGGGTCCAGAGGCCTTCCAGGTCCAGCACGCCAAGGCCGCCCAGCTTGCCGAGGGCGATTGCGGTGGCCGGGGACATGGCCGAGTCCATCGGCGCGGCGATCACCGGCATCTCGAACTGATAGGCGTCGATCTGCCAGGAGACGGAGACGTCCTTGGGGTCGCGGGTGCGACGGTTGGGGACGATTGCAATGTCATCCAGGGAGTAGGCACGACGCCCACGCTTGCCACGGCCGATCTCGATCTCATAAGTCACTGCTCTAGGTTATCCCAGCGGCTTCGGTGAACTGGCCCGGCTGTGTCCGTCCGGGTAGCGCTGCCGGTTGGAGCGTTGCCATCGAAGGCGGACCCGTCCTGGCCTCCCATTAGAGTGGCGTGATGGGCGCACGCTGGATTTTCGACGGGCACATCGCCGGGATTGGCACTGCCTCCGGGCTGCGCACCGTCGTGGGCATCTGGCAGGACTCCCCCTTTGGTTCATTTGCCGATGTCATGGTGCAGCAGCCTTCGGGGCACCGGATGCTGCTGGCTCCCTCACCCGAAGTGGCTGGCTTCATATCGGCCACATACAGCTTTGACGAGGTACAGGTCGGGGAGGTTCACGCCTCGCTCGCCGGACAGGTGTTGACGGTCGACGCCGGCCCGCTGGCCATCCGGGCTGCCACCGGACCGCGTACCCTTCTCGGAACAGCGCTGCGGGCAGTGCCCCGGCGCCTTGCGGTCCATCCCCGGTGGCTCGCCGCGGTCAATCCGCTCGCCGCCCTCGCGGCACCCGGCGCCCGCACGTACGGCACTGCCGGCAGCGGCAGGGCTGAGTTCTACGGGGTGACTGACCTGCACCACGTGACCTCCGCCGTCGTCAGCTGGGAAGGATCCGACGCCGGGGCGCTGGCTCCCATCCGGCCCGCCGTCACGTTCGGCTTCAGCAGCGTGCCGCCGCGGCCAAGCCTTGCCCGTGTCCGAACCACAGTTGTGGAGGCATGACGGGCAGCCGCGTCAGACTTCTTCAGGTTCATCGACCGTCAGCTGCGATTCGAACATCCTGAAGTAGCGGCCGCGCAGGGCAACCAACTCCTTGTGCGTGCCCTGCTCCACCACTTCCCCGTCCTCCAGCATGTACACGACGTCCGCCTTCTCGATGGTGGCGAGCCGGTGGCTGATAGCGATGATGGTGCTGCTGCGGTCCGCAAAGAGCCGGGTGAAGATGCGGTGCTCGGCGAGGGCGTCGATGGCGGAGGTGGGCTCGTCCATCACCATGAAGGACGCGTCCCGGTAGAAGTTCCTGGCCATGGCAAGGCGCTGCCACTGGCCTCCCGAAAGGCCGCTCCCCTTCCGCCCCCGTGGATCCTCCATCCAGTTGCTGACGTGGTTGTCCAGGCCGTTGGGCAACCTGTTGATGAATTCCAGGGCCTCCGCGTCCGAGGCCGCCCTGCGGATGCGTTCATCATCCCGGGCCGAGTCGACGTCCCCGAAGTAGATGTTCTCGGCCGCCGTGGCGAACTCATACTTGAGGAACTCCTGGCTGAGCACGGCCAAGTGCCGGTGCCAGGAGGTGACGTCGACGGCGGCGAGGTCCACGCCGCCGAGCAGGACCTGGCCGGAGTCAGGCCGGTAGAGCCCGGCGAGGATGCGGATCAGCGTCGACTTCCCGGCCCCGTTCTCACCCACGATGGCGATGTGCTGGCCCCGCCGGATAGTGAGGCTGATGCCCCGGATGACTTCGATGTCGCTTCCGGTGTAGGTGAAGCGGATGTCCTTCAGCTCAATTTCCCGCGGGGCTTCCAGCAGCGGCGGGGCATGCTCAGAGTGCACGGGCATCGCCATGAACAGCTCGTAGTCCTTCAGGTTCGCGAGGTCTTCGTCAATGGAGCTGAGCGAGGACACCAGGTTATTGGCCGTGGACAATGCACGGCTGACGATCTGCTGTACGTAGAGGAACTGGCCCACCGGGGCTGCGCGGGCAATGATCTGCCCCACCACCCAAATCAAGGACACCACCTCGGCACCGTACTGCAGGGCGTCCGCAGCCAACTGCCTGGGAATGTACCGGCGCTGGTAGTCCAGCCGGCGACGCTCGTCCGCATCACGAAGGCGCGAGCGAAGGTCCATGAGGAAACTGACGATGCCGTAAAGCCGCATTTCGGCAATGTGCTGCGGCCGGAGGAGGTTGGTCTCGATCATGCGGCGCTGGCGGCGTGAATCAACCTGCGTGTTCCAGTGCGCGATCTGCTCCCTGGACAGCTTGAACTGCAGGTACACGCTGGGGACGATGGCCACCAGGACGATGACGGCGATCCACCAGCTGACCAGCAGCAGGGCGCCGATGGCCAGGATGACTGAGATCAACTGGGTGAAGATTGCTGCGATGCGGTCCAGGACGCGCGCATACGAATCCGAAAACCGTTTGGCACGGTCGTAGAGGTCCACTGTCTCCTTGTCGTCGTACCGCCAGAACTCGAGGGCAAGGAAGCGTTCGTACATCTGGTCACCGACGATGGCCCCCACCTTGAAGCTCATCAACTGCTGGATATACCGGTCGATGCTGTTGAAGGCGCCCCAGAAGAGACCCAGCGCGGCAGTGACGACGACGTAGACGATCGCAAGGCGCCCCGCCGCGGCGTCGCCCGCGTAGGCTGCCGCCAAAGCCGTGGTGGTGAGGGACGCGAAGTAGGTGGTGACCAGCGGCAGCACGGCCGAAATCAGCGAGCCAAGCACTTTCATGACCACCGCGCCCGGGGAGGCGCGGAAACTCACCCGGAGAACCTGGGCCACGGCCTTGGCATAGGGACGCAGCGCCAGCCGCTTTTGCGGGTCGCGTTTAGGGGCCAGTTCCGCCGGATGGCGCGGTTGGGACATGGAATCAGCCTAGCGCCGGACTGGACATGAAAGACGGCCGCTAGCCAGCGAGACGCAGCACGAGTGCTTCCTCCAGAATGCTTCTTTGCCCTGGCAGGCTTCCTGGTGGCCAGTGGGTTGGTTCTGAATCCTGGTGTTCCGGGTTGTAGAAGCGCCCGGTGGGTGAGGTCCAGCCCGGTGGGTCCTTGCTCGTGGCCGGGCCCGGGGTCCATTGGCTGTGATGTTTGAGCCGATGATGCTTGCGGCAGAGCTGGGCCAGGTTGCTGACGTTGGTGGTGCCACCGTCTTGCCACGCGGTGAGGTGGTCGGTTTCGTTGTCGGGGGTGCGGTTGGTGCAGCCGGGGAACGTGCATTGGGCATCGCGCAGCCTGATCCAGCGTTTGATGGCCCCCGTGAGCCGGTAGTTCTTCCTGCCGATCTCCAGGGGCGCCCCGTCCCGCGGGTCGACGAGGACCCGGTAGAACGACTCCGCCCCACCGGCGACGAGTTTCCGTGCCATCGATGCCGGGATCGGCCCCAAACCATCCAGCACTGCGGGTTCGTCAGTGAGGCCGAGGAGCGAGAACACGGGCACGGTGACCAGCACGTCGGCCCGTGGGGTGGGAATTTCAGCAAGGTCGGTGGCGGTTCCAGCCCCCAGCAACAGGGATGCGGCGATGTCGGGGCGGAGTTGCGTAAGCGTGCGGGGTTCGTTGGGGCCCTGGAGGCCGCGGGCGGTCGCGGTGGTCCGGTTCCAGATCGCGCACGCGGTATCGCCGGGAAGGTAGAGGGAGACCCAGGCCATGCCGTCCCGGTCCGGGGTGTATTCCATCCGACGGTCAGCCACCCCTTTCGCATGGCGCTTTTGGATCGATTCGGGGTGGTGGCGTTCCCGCCAGCCCCGGATCTTGGCCCGGAACCGGGACGGGACCAGTTCACCGGGCGCGGCACCCCGGGCCGGCTCGGACGTGGCGGGGTCGAAGAAGTGCGCCACCAGCCCGGCAGCCCCGACAGCGTCAAGGCCCTCGGTCTCGTCCGCGACGACGCGGGCGTGCTGCCAGGACATGGCCCCGGTGGACAGGGCCTGGAACACCGGCGGTAGGGAACAGATCCGGCGGGACTGCTCCACCAGCGCCCCGGCTGCGGCGGAGCTGATGGTGAGGACCCCTGCGATCTCCTCCACCACCGACATCTGCGCGTACGTGCGGTCCTGGACCGAGGCGTCCGGCGGGGTCATCGCCTCCTGGAACCCGGCGGCGTCGGCGGCGTCCCGTGCCTTCATCCCTGCAAGCTGCGCCTCCAGCCGGGACGTAAGCTCCAGCCGCTCCAACCGGATCTCATACCGCCGCTGCAAAACATCCACACCAGCACCGACACCGGCATCAACATCCAAACCAAATCCCAGGGAAGCGTCCTCCCGCTCCAGCGCATCCAGGGCAGCAACAGAGGCACGAACACCCTCCAACGCCACCGCAACACCACCGCCGATTCCCATACCCACATCATCCAGCGGGGGTCCGACATTCAAGGACGAGAAGGGCTCCGCGGAGGAAAAGAAGAGGAGGCAAGGTCAAAAACCTTGCCTCCTCTATTCAGTCCTGTGTCTAGCGCGAGCCGTAGTTCGGCGCCTCGACGGTCATCTGGATATCGTGCGGGTGCGATTCCTTCAGCCCGGCGGAGGTGATCCGAACGAACTTGCCCCGGACCTTCAGCTCGGGGACTGTGGGTGCACCGGTGTAGAACATGGTCTGGCGCAGGCCGCCCACCAGCTGGTACGCCACGGAGGACAGCGGACCACGGTACGCCACGCGGCCTTCGATGCCTTCAGGGATCAACTTGTCGTCACCGGAGACGTCAGCCTGGAAGTAGCGGTCCTTGGAGTAGGACGTGTTCTTGCCGCGCGACTGCATGGCGCCCAGGGAACCCATTCCACGGTAGGACTTGAACTGCTTGCCGTTGACGAAGATCAGGTCGCCAGGGGACTCGTCGCAGCCTGCCAGGAGCGAACCCAGCATCACGGTGTCGGCTCCGGCCACCAGGGCTTTGCCGATGTCGCCGGAGTACTGCAGGCCGCCGTCGGCGATCAGCGGAACGCCTGCCGGAATGGCAGCCTTGGCGGATTCGTAGATGGCCGTGATCTGGGGGACGCCGACACCGGCCACGACGCGGGTGGTGCAGATGGACCCGGGACCAACGCCCACCTTGATGCCGTCGGCACCGGCGTCGATCAGGGCCTGGGCGCCTTCGCGGGTGGCGGCCTGGCCGCCGATGATGTCCACGTGGGCGGCGACGGGGTCGGACTTCAGCCTGCGGATCATGTCCAGGACACCCTGGGAGTGGCCGTTCGCGGTGTCCACGAACAGGGCGTCGACGCCGGCGTCCACCAGGGTCATGGCGCGCTCCCAGCCGTCGCCGAAGAAGCCGATCGCGGCACCCACGCGGAGGCGGCCCTCATCGTCCTTGGTGGCAAGGGGGTACTGCTCGGCCTTGGTGAAGTCCTTGGTGGTGATCAGGCCCTTGAGCCGGCCCTGCTCGTCCACGAGCGGGAGCTTCTCGATCTTGTTGGTAGCCAGCTTGTGCGAGGCTTCCTCGCGGCTGATGCCTACATGCCCGGTGACCAGGGGCATCTTGGTCATGACGTCGCTGACCAGCCGCAGCGGGAAATCGGACTCCGGCACAAAGCGGGTATCGCGGTTGGTGACGATGCCCAGCAGCCGGTTGTCCTCATCCACCACGGGAAGGCCGGACACGCGGTAGTGGGCGCAGAGATCATCGAGCTCGCGCAGCGTTGCCTCGGGCCGGATGGTCAGCGGGTTGGTGATCATCCCGGACTCGCTCCGCTTCACCCGGTCAACCTGGTCCGCCTGGTCGGCGATGGACAGGTTGCGGTGCACCACGCCCAGGCCGCCCTGGCGGGCCATGGCGATGGCCATCCGGGATTCCGTGACCGTGTCCATGGCCGCGGAGAGCAGCGGGGTCTGGACCGTGATCCGCTTGGAAATCCGCGAGGACGTGTCGGCCTCGGACGGGATGACGTCCGTGTGCCCCGGCAGGAGCAGGACGTCGTCGTAGGTCAGGCCGATGAAGCCAAAGG comes from Pseudarthrobacter sp. NIBRBAC000502770 and encodes:
- the guaB gene encoding IMP dehydrogenase, which gives rise to MTEPEHNPFGFIGLTYDDVLLLPGHTDVIPSEADTSSRISKRITVQTPLLSAAMDTVTESRMAIAMARQGGLGVVHRNLSIADQADQVDRVKRSESGMITNPLTIRPEATLRELDDLCAHYRVSGLPVVDEDNRLLGIVTNRDTRFVPESDFPLRLVSDVMTKMPLVTGHVGISREEASHKLATNKIEKLPLVDEQGRLKGLITTKDFTKAEQYPLATKDDEGRLRVGAAIGFFGDGWERAMTLVDAGVDALFVDTANGHSQGVLDMIRRLKSDPVAAHVDIIGGQAATREGAQALIDAGADGIKVGVGPGSICTTRVVAGVGVPQITAIYESAKAAIPAGVPLIADGGLQYSGDIGKALVAGADTVMLGSLLAGCDESPGDLIFVNGKQFKSYRGMGSLGAMQSRGKNTSYSKDRYFQADVSGDDKLIPEGIEGRVAYRGPLSSVAYQLVGGLRQTMFYTGAPTVPELKVRGKFVRITSAGLKESHPHDIQMTVEAPNYGSR
- a CDS encoding HNH endonuclease signature motif containing protein — translated: MGIGGGVAVALEGVRASVAALDALEREDASLGFGLDVDAGVGAGVDVLQRRYEIRLERLELTSRLEAQLAGMKARDAADAAGFQEAMTPPDASVQDRTYAQMSVVEEIAGVLTISSAAAGALVEQSRRICSLPPVFQALSTGAMSWQHARVVADETEGLDAVGAAGLVAHFFDPATSEPARGAAPGELVPSRFRAKIRGWRERHHPESIQKRHAKGVADRRMEYTPDRDGMAWVSLYLPGDTACAIWNRTTATARGLQGPNEPRTLTQLRPDIAASLLLGAGTATDLAEIPTPRADVLVTVPVFSLLGLTDEPAVLDGLGPIPASMARKLVAGGAESFYRVLVDPRDGAPLEIGRKNYRLTGAIKRWIRLRDAQCTFPGCTNRTPDNETDHLTAWQDGGTTNVSNLAQLCRKHHRLKHHSQWTPGPATSKDPPGWTSPTGRFYNPEHQDSEPTHWPPGSLPGQRSILEEALVLRLAG
- a CDS encoding ABC transporter ATP-binding protein, whose amino-acid sequence is MSQPRHPAELAPKRDPQKRLALRPYAKAVAQVLRVSFRASPGAVVMKVLGSLISAVLPLVTTYFASLTTTALAAAYAGDAAAGRLAIVYVVVTAALGLFWGAFNSIDRYIQQLMSFKVGAIVGDQMYERFLALEFWRYDDKETVDLYDRAKRFSDSYARVLDRIAAIFTQLISVILAIGALLLVSWWIAVIVLVAIVPSVYLQFKLSREQIAHWNTQVDSRRQRRMIETNLLRPQHIAEMRLYGIVSFLMDLRSRLRDADERRRLDYQRRYIPRQLAADALQYGAEVVSLIWVVGQIIARAAPVGQFLYVQQIVSRALSTANNLVSSLSSIDEDLANLKDYELFMAMPVHSEHAPPLLEAPREIELKDIRFTYTGSDIEVIRGISLTIRRGQHIAIVGENGAGKSTLIRILAGLYRPDSGQVLLGGVDLAAVDVTSWHRHLAVLSQEFLKYEFATAAENIYFGDVDSARDDERIRRAASDAEALEFINRLPNGLDNHVSNWMEDPRGRKGSGLSGGQWQRLAMARNFYRDASFMVMDEPTSAIDALAEHRIFTRLFADRSSTIIAISHRLATIEKADVVYMLEDGEVVEQGTHKELVALRGRYFRMFESQLTVDEPEEV
- a CDS encoding GuaB3 family IMP dehydrogenase-related protein — translated: MTYEIEIGRGKRGRRAYSLDDIAIVPNRRTRDPKDVSVSWQIDAYQFEMPVIAAPMDSAMSPATAIALGKLGGLGVLDLEGLWTRYEDPQSVLDEIAALEDETNSPAVTGRMQELYRAPIQPELITSRLAEIREAGVTVAGSLTPQRTQEHYKTVLAAGVDIFVIRGTTVSAEHVSKDHEPLNLKQFIYELDVPVIVGGAAGYTPALHLMRTGAAGVLVGFGGGATTTTRRALGIHSPMASAISDVAAARRDYMDESGGRYVHVIADGGMGTSGDIVKAIAMGADAVMLGSALARAEEAPGKGWHWGQEAHHTELPRGDRANVGTVGPLQEVLFGPGHHTNGTSNLIGALRRSMATTGYSDLKEFQRVDVVVSPYAGN